A genomic stretch from Scatophagus argus isolate fScaArg1 chromosome 19, fScaArg1.pri, whole genome shotgun sequence includes:
- the trib2 gene encoding tribbles homolog 2, with protein MNIQRSNPINISRYGRSRHKSHDFEELSCLRTTESHQSFSPNLGSPSPPETPDSSHCISRIGDYLLLEPLEGDHVFRAAHLHSGEELVCKVFDIGRYQESLAAYFALGQHQHINQILEILLGETRAYVFFERSYGDMHSFVRTCKKLREDEAARLFYQIASAVAHCHDNGLVLRDLKLRKFVFKNEDRSLVKLESLEDTYILDGHDDSLSDKHGCPAYVSPEILNANGSYSGKAADVWSLGVMLYTILVGRYPFHDVEPSSLFSKIRRGHFNIPETLTPKAKCLIRSILRREPTERLTSREILEHPWFFSSGALGVNVVHGRGEREQEQMVPEVNMEEELEQFFS; from the exons ATGAACATACAGAGGTCAAATCCAATTAACATTTCACGTTATGGGAGATCGCGGCACAAATCGCACGATTTCGAAGAATTGTCTTGCTTAAGGACTACAGAGTCTCACCAGAGTTTCAGTCCTAATCTCGGGTCCCCCAGCCCGCCGGAAACCCCGGACTCCTCGCACTGTATCTCCCGCATCGGGGACTACCTTTTGTTGGAACCACTGGAGGGAGACCACGTTTTCAGAGCCGCCCACCTGCACAGCGGGGAAGAGCTCGTATGTAAG GTCTTTGACATTGGCCGATACCAGGAGTCTCTGGCGGCCTACTTTGCCCTGGGTCAGCACCAGCATATCAACCAAATCCTGGAGATCTTGCTCGGGGAGACTCGAGCCTATGTGTTCTTTGAGAGAAGCTATGGAGACATGCACTCTTTTGTCCGCACCTGCAAGAAATTGCGGGAGGATGAAGCTGCCAGGCTCTTCTATCAGATAGCCTCGGCTGTGGCGCATTGCCACGACAATGGACTGGTCCTTCGCGACCTCAAACTAAGGAAGTTTGTCTTCAAGAATGAGGACAG AAGCCTCGTGAAGCTGGAGAGCCTTGAGGACACTTACATCTTGGATGGTCATGATGACTCCCTGTCAGACAAACATGGCTGCCCAGCCTATGTCAGCCCTGAGATCCTCAATGCCAACGGCAGCTATTCGGGGAAAGCAGCTGATGTCTGGAGTCTGGGCGTCATGCTTTACACCATTCTTGTGGGGCGTTATCCTTTCCACGATGTTGAGCCCAGCTCCCTGTTCAGCAAGATCCGCAGGGGCCATTTCAACATCCCTGAGACGCTCACACCCAAGGCCAAGTGCCTGATTCGCTCCATCCTTCGCCGGGAACCCACAGAGCGTCTCACCTCTCGGGAGATTCTGGAGCACCCctggtttttttcttctgggGCACTGGGGGTCAATGTGGTTCACGGCAGGGGGGAAAGAGAGCAGGAGCAGATGGTGCCTGAGGTGAACATggaagaggagctggagcagtTTTTCAGCTGA